From a single Cyclobacterium marinum DSM 745 genomic region:
- a CDS encoding NAD(P)-dependent alcohol dehydrogenase encodes MKAIISTGYGSAEVLQVQEVRMPLPKENEVLIKIYAASVTRAGSMMRTGKPYIGRLFLGLLKPKNPIPGTGFAGVVESVGNGVRSFKVGDRVFGESLENYGTQAEYLCLPEDGIITTLPNNMTFEEAAPVCDGALTSINFLKELAEIKPGQKVLINGASGSLGTSAVQLAKYYGAEVTGICSTQNMELVKSLGADHVIDYTKQNFSKNDQTYDIIYDTIGKLSFSACKSSLTEKGMYISPVLGMPLLFQMLWTSIFGSKKAKFAATGLKPVAELKSLFKEVKEIIETGKLKSIIDKSYPLEQVGNAHRYIDKGHKRGNVVLVMEHKSHKRPIAKPQLNNSESA; translated from the coding sequence ATGAAAGCAATAATAAGCACAGGGTATGGATCAGCGGAGGTTCTTCAAGTACAAGAAGTACGGATGCCTCTACCTAAGGAAAATGAAGTTTTGATAAAAATATATGCAGCTTCCGTCACAAGAGCAGGAAGTATGATGCGCACAGGGAAACCTTATATTGGCCGTTTATTTTTAGGGCTGTTGAAACCTAAGAATCCCATTCCGGGAACTGGCTTTGCAGGAGTGGTGGAATCAGTAGGGAATGGGGTGAGGTCTTTTAAGGTAGGCGACCGGGTATTCGGAGAGTCTCTTGAGAATTACGGTACACAAGCAGAGTATCTATGTCTTCCTGAAGATGGTATAATTACCACCCTACCTAATAATATGACTTTTGAGGAAGCCGCGCCGGTTTGCGATGGGGCATTAACCTCCATTAATTTTCTAAAGGAATTGGCTGAAATAAAACCAGGACAAAAAGTTTTGATCAATGGCGCTTCAGGGAGTTTAGGGACTTCTGCAGTACAGCTTGCCAAATACTATGGTGCTGAGGTGACTGGAATCTGTAGTACCCAAAACATGGAATTGGTGAAGTCATTAGGTGCCGATCATGTTATTGACTACACGAAACAAAACTTTTCTAAAAATGACCAAACATATGACATTATCTACGATACGATAGGGAAGTTGTCATTTTCAGCATGCAAAAGTTCTTTGACTGAAAAGGGAATGTATATCTCTCCAGTACTTGGGATGCCACTCCTTTTTCAAATGTTATGGACCTCAATATTTGGAAGCAAGAAAGCAAAGTTTGCTGCTACAGGATTGAAACCCGTTGCTGAATTAAAGTCACTATTTAAAGAAGTAAAGGAGATCATTGAAACAGGTAAACTAAAATCAATTATAGACAAGAGTTATCCCTTAGAACAAGTTGGAAATGCACATAGGTATATTGATAAGGGGCATAAGCGAGGGAATGTAGTTTTAGTCATGGAACATAAATCCCACAAACGGCCGATAGCAAAACCACAATTAAATAATAGCGAATCGGCTTGA
- a CDS encoding serine hydrolase domain-containing protein, protein MKRTKLILRIVFILASIGSLTFVPWILVKAWIVPLPHTVQDQVNEAIDYGFDGMVVYVDKAGQSPTLYTAGWHDREEKIPARPDALFKIASIGKLYVAVAIAKLANGNRLSLDKTLADYFPELVGKIEYAERITLRLMVQHRSGIPNFIDNPAYWENRPNFNKEALELAIEMPASFEPGDDYEYSNTNYLLLCQIIDKVVGYNHNQFIKEEILIPLGLNNTFASLSEVNIDDVMSGYYVGEEQDFKMEEQGMLATAADVGTFLRALNDGSLFDEGEQEIYSSIYVYEHTGLIVGYQSIAKYHKDIDAVVIQFNNTTNFDGYDWNLAEIIYNRIVKIVSD, encoded by the coding sequence ATGAAACGGACAAAACTAATACTCAGGATAGTATTTATCCTTGCAAGCATAGGTTCTTTGACCTTCGTACCGTGGATTTTGGTTAAGGCGTGGATAGTACCATTACCGCACACAGTTCAGGATCAAGTAAATGAAGCAATTGACTATGGCTTTGATGGAATGGTAGTCTATGTGGATAAAGCAGGTCAGTCACCCACATTGTATACAGCCGGCTGGCATGACCGGGAAGAGAAAATACCTGCCCGTCCAGATGCCCTATTTAAGATTGCCAGTATAGGCAAGTTATATGTTGCAGTTGCTATCGCTAAATTGGCTAATGGCAATCGTTTGTCTTTGGACAAAACCCTTGCTGATTACTTCCCAGAACTTGTGGGGAAAATTGAATATGCAGAAAGGATTACTTTAAGATTAATGGTGCAACACCGATCTGGTATTCCCAACTTTATCGACAATCCTGCTTACTGGGAAAATCGACCGAATTTCAATAAGGAAGCCCTTGAATTAGCCATAGAAATGCCTGCTAGTTTTGAACCAGGTGATGATTATGAATATTCGAACACCAATTATTTGTTGCTTTGCCAAATTATTGATAAAGTAGTGGGATACAATCACAACCAATTTATCAAGGAGGAGATTTTAATACCACTGGGGTTAAACAATACTTTTGCTTCACTTAGTGAAGTAAATATAGACGATGTCATGAGTGGCTATTATGTGGGGGAGGAGCAGGATTTTAAGATGGAGGAACAAGGAATGTTAGCCACAGCAGCTGATGTGGGTACCTTCTTGAGAGCATTAAACGATGGTTCACTGTTTGATGAAGGGGAACAGGAAATCTATTCCTCAATTTATGTGTATGAGCATACAGGTTTGATTGTTGGCTATCAGAGTATTGCGAAATACCACAAAGACATTGATGCGGTTGTGATTCAATTTAACAATACAACTAATTTTGATGGTTATGATTGGAATCTTGCAGAAATCATCTACAACCGCATAGTGAAAATAGTAAGCGATTAA
- a CDS encoding glycoside hydrolase family 97 protein, which translates to MKIKISIILVLLAFVSCSKPSDFQLLSPNGALQVNVSNFNNSSVFTVMNGSDTILESSRIGLKVNGISFVENVSFSDFKKAEINETWETINGKQATVKNHYNAFNFKIAKTQSSSYGYEIEFRVYDDGFAYRYIFPTEAIQDSIKIDQELTSLNFKDDYTYWAYNGEKHNVGPVTRTEESIEEVRIPIVMQFHDNSFMAIHEAEIMGFAPFSIAASSNDKSLAFNIVYSKRNQPFKTSWRAFMLGEKVGDLVESNLLVNLNEPNKISDPSWIKGGKSLWDWRVLGYRAADGFEYQLNTQTHKRMIDFAAENNIQYLLIDADWYGDEFNENSDPTTTRDGVDIEECMQHATQNNIGIILYLNDVGAKKFGLERVLKQFSEWGAIGVKYGFMQGTLEEKVKQTRVIVELCAKYKLMVDFHDNPIPPSGDRRTWPNLITKEFGHAQGDAKYSHFPETAVNQVLINQIAGPLDMTNGWFDLNSAHVGRPKVFEELPGTVVAEVAKLITIYSGWMVLPDSPEAYLQKEDLFDCIRKMPAQFDSFKVLDALLDKHVSIARKAGDDWFVGSLTNREARSITLDLSFLSEDENYEAILYEDAENSDFLTNKESYTIRSMAVNAKTKLVAQMSRGGGHVMYIKKLSNNKE; encoded by the coding sequence ATGAAGATTAAAATTTCCATAATATTGGTTTTATTGGCTTTTGTATCTTGTTCAAAACCAAGTGATTTTCAGTTGTTATCTCCAAATGGGGCACTACAGGTCAATGTTTCAAATTTTAACAATTCCAGTGTTTTTACTGTAATGAATGGTTCGGATACCATTCTGGAATCCTCCAGAATAGGACTAAAAGTAAACGGTATTAGTTTTGTTGAAAATGTATCATTTAGCGATTTTAAAAAGGCCGAAATTAATGAAACCTGGGAAACCATAAATGGTAAACAAGCGACTGTCAAAAACCATTATAATGCATTTAATTTCAAAATTGCTAAAACCCAGTCCTCATCTTATGGGTATGAAATTGAGTTCAGGGTTTATGATGATGGTTTTGCCTATCGGTATATTTTTCCCACTGAAGCCATTCAAGACAGTATAAAAATTGATCAAGAATTAACCAGCTTAAATTTCAAGGATGACTATACCTATTGGGCATACAATGGTGAAAAACATAATGTAGGGCCTGTTACCAGGACTGAAGAAAGTATTGAAGAAGTTAGAATCCCTATTGTTATGCAATTTCATGACAATAGTTTTATGGCCATCCATGAAGCAGAAATAATGGGATTTGCTCCTTTTTCTATCGCTGCTTCGTCCAATGACAAATCACTTGCTTTTAATATAGTTTATTCAAAACGCAACCAACCTTTTAAGACCTCATGGAGGGCTTTTATGTTGGGAGAAAAGGTAGGAGACTTGGTTGAATCTAATTTGTTAGTGAATTTAAATGAACCCAATAAAATTTCAGACCCTTCTTGGATTAAAGGAGGCAAATCATTGTGGGATTGGCGAGTTTTAGGTTATAGAGCTGCCGATGGTTTTGAATATCAACTAAACACCCAAACCCATAAAAGAATGATTGATTTTGCTGCTGAAAATAATATTCAGTACTTATTAATTGATGCAGATTGGTATGGGGATGAGTTCAATGAAAATTCAGATCCAACGACCACCAGAGATGGGGTTGATATAGAAGAATGTATGCAACATGCTACTCAAAATAATATTGGGATCATCCTTTATTTAAATGATGTAGGCGCCAAAAAGTTTGGTTTGGAGAGGGTTTTGAAACAATTTTCAGAATGGGGGGCCATAGGCGTGAAATATGGTTTTATGCAAGGGACTTTAGAAGAGAAGGTAAAGCAAACCAGGGTCATTGTCGAGTTGTGTGCCAAGTACAAATTGATGGTTGATTTCCATGACAATCCAATTCCCCCAAGTGGAGACAGAAGAACTTGGCCCAACCTTATTACCAAAGAATTTGGTCATGCTCAGGGAGATGCCAAATATTCTCATTTTCCGGAAACAGCTGTCAATCAAGTTTTAATTAATCAGATTGCAGGGCCTTTGGATATGACCAATGGATGGTTTGATTTAAATAGTGCACATGTGGGTAGGCCTAAAGTTTTTGAGGAGCTACCAGGAACTGTGGTTGCAGAAGTAGCTAAGCTTATTACCATTTATTCCGGATGGATGGTATTGCCTGACAGCCCAGAAGCTTATTTACAAAAAGAAGATTTGTTTGACTGTATTCGGAAAATGCCTGCACAATTTGACAGTTTTAAAGTACTTGATGCTTTGCTTGATAAGCATGTTAGCATTGCCAGAAAAGCAGGGGATGATTGGTTTGTAGGTTCATTGACCAACAGAGAGGCACGCTCTATTACATTGGATTTAAGTTTTTTATCAGAGGATGAAAATTACGAAGCGATTCTTTATGAAGATGCCGAAAATTCTGATTTCCTAACCAATAAAGAATCTTATACTATACGCAGTATGGCTGTTAATGCCAAAACAAAACTTGTTGCTCAAATGAGTAGAGGTGGGGGACATGTTATGTATATTAAAAAATTGTCGAACAATAAAGAATAA
- the gloA2 gene encoding SMU1112c/YaeR family gloxylase I-like metalloprotein has protein sequence MVKIEKLHHVAIICSDYQKSKKFYTGILGFAIDKEIYREERKSYKLDLSLNGQYLIELFSFPKPPSRPSRPEARGLRHIAFGVSNLSETIDYLKSKKIAVEEVRIDEFTNKQFTFIADPDDLPIEFYEL, from the coding sequence ATAGTGAAAATAGAAAAGCTACACCACGTCGCCATAATTTGTTCCGACTACCAAAAATCAAAAAAGTTTTACACAGGCATTTTAGGCTTTGCGATAGACAAAGAAATTTACAGAGAAGAAAGAAAATCCTATAAACTTGATCTTTCCTTAAACGGGCAATATTTAATCGAACTCTTCTCTTTTCCAAAACCACCTTCAAGACCTTCCCGGCCTGAAGCAAGAGGTTTGAGGCATATTGCCTTTGGGGTAAGCAACTTATCGGAAACTATTGACTACTTGAAATCCAAGAAGATAGCTGTGGAGGAGGTTCGAATAGATGAATTTACAAACAAGCAATTTACATTTATTGCCGATCCTGATGATTTACCAATTGAGTTTTATGAACTATGA
- a CDS encoding LbetaH domain-containing protein, translated as MIAIENYIQGFNILFPQCTNKLPWEIINELDSMIKKRFSELSSDYRVENNIAIHKTATLEKGVTIKGSVIISENCFIGANAYLRGPIFMAKSVKVGPGVEIKQSLIFENTALAHFNYIGNSVIGKNINFEAGSICANHYNEREDKTIYVKHNGVVINTRSKKFGALIGDKTKIGANAVLSPGTFLARKSTVKRLELVEQIK; from the coding sequence ATGATAGCTATTGAAAATTATATTCAAGGTTTTAATATATTATTTCCTCAATGTACAAATAAACTACCATGGGAAATAATCAATGAACTTGATAGCATGATTAAAAAGCGATTTTCTGAATTATCATCTGACTATAGGGTAGAAAATAATATTGCCATCCATAAGACAGCTACTCTAGAAAAAGGAGTAACAATTAAAGGAAGTGTGATCATTTCTGAAAACTGCTTTATTGGTGCCAATGCTTATTTAAGGGGGCCAATTTTTATGGCTAAGTCAGTAAAAGTAGGGCCCGGCGTGGAGATAAAACAATCCCTAATTTTTGAAAATACCGCCCTAGCTCATTTTAATTATATTGGAAACAGTGTGATAGGCAAAAACATTAATTTTGAAGCAGGTTCAATTTGTGCCAACCATTATAACGAGAGGGAGGACAAGACCATATATGTTAAACATAATGGGGTGGTGATAAATACTAGATCCAAAAAATTCGGAGCCTTGATTGGGGATAAAACAAAGATTGGTGCCAATGCTGTTTTGTCTCCAGGAACTTTTTTGGCAAGAAAAAGTACAGTTAAAAGGCTTGAATTAGTAGAACAAATAAAATAA
- a CDS encoding MOSC domain-containing protein, giving the protein MLGDEISNRLNHGGYYKACYLFSAEQYPYWKDLYPDLDWSWGMFGENLTVSGFDEREVQLGAIYKVGDAMIQISQYREPCYKFGHKFGTQKVLKQFIEHGFGGTYVSILEEGHVGIGDEFILVERPENSLTVASLFQLVFAKEKNQELLKIAAKSKAIPPKKRILFSNYIEK; this is encoded by the coding sequence GTGTTAGGTGATGAGATTTCCAATCGGTTGAACCATGGAGGCTATTATAAAGCCTGTTATTTGTTTTCTGCTGAACAATACCCCTACTGGAAGGATTTGTATCCTGACCTTGATTGGTCTTGGGGCATGTTTGGAGAAAACCTTACAGTAAGTGGATTTGATGAAAGAGAGGTGCAGCTGGGTGCAATTTATAAGGTAGGGGATGCCATGATTCAAATTTCCCAATACCGAGAACCCTGTTATAAGTTTGGACATAAATTTGGAACCCAAAAAGTACTTAAGCAATTTATTGAACATGGTTTTGGAGGTACTTATGTAAGTATTCTAGAAGAAGGCCATGTTGGTATTGGTGATGAATTTATCCTTGTAGAACGGCCTGAAAACAGTTTAACCGTAGCATCCTTATTTCAACTGGTATTCGCAAAAGAAAAGAACCAGGAATTGCTGAAAATTGCAGCTAAAAGCAAAGCAATTCCTCCCAAGAAGAGGATTTTATTTAGCAATTATATTGAAAAGTAG
- a CDS encoding Crp/Fnr family transcriptional regulator, which translates to MVDLNRLKQIYKFGKELSLKDIQVLLKAAKNGSFSKKELLINEGSKRNDVFYIKSGLVRCFNINDKGEEITLKLIPEHQVVANVDLILFSQASRYFYEALENTEVFFIDYDVLQDLVARNPKLEANRKYVLQRLLKESMERVESFVLLTPEERYQRFVKDYPGITNRVQDKYIANVLGITPVSLSRIRKRIASKY; encoded by the coding sequence ATGGTCGATCTAAACAGATTAAAACAAATTTATAAGTTTGGTAAGGAGCTTAGTTTAAAGGATATCCAGGTTTTATTAAAGGCCGCAAAAAATGGTTCTTTTAGCAAGAAAGAGCTTCTCATAAATGAAGGCTCCAAAAGGAATGATGTTTTCTATATTAAAAGTGGTTTGGTTCGTTGTTTTAATATTAATGATAAGGGAGAAGAAATTACCTTAAAATTAATCCCAGAACATCAGGTTGTGGCCAATGTTGACTTGATTTTGTTTAGCCAAGCCTCCAGATATTTTTATGAAGCATTGGAAAATACTGAGGTATTTTTTATTGATTATGATGTATTGCAGGATTTGGTCGCAAGGAATCCGAAATTAGAGGCCAATAGAAAGTATGTGCTTCAACGTCTATTAAAAGAGTCCATGGAGAGGGTTGAGTCTTTCGTCTTACTAACTCCAGAAGAAAGGTACCAAAGGTTTGTAAAAGACTACCCAGGGATTACCAATAGGGTTCAGGATAAATACATTGCAAATGTTCTTGGCATTACTCCCGTTTCACTTAGCAGGATTAGAAAAAGGATAGCTTCAAAATACTAA
- a CDS encoding sterol desaturase family protein, whose amino-acid sequence MEGFSIHYFTPIASNIIRYFLVAGTAYVIFYKFYPNKFFKNKIQLGLVKNKDFIREILHSVQSSFVIGLVIALFLFTPLRDYVTIYNDFHEYHFLWIPLSILLALILHDSYFYWMHRIVHHPKLFKSIHFTHHKSTNPSPWTSLSFHFYEAITEALAVPLILVLIPMHPLSLIFFGLLSFCFNVYGHLGYEIAPKWFRNSLLFEVLISSTYHNLHHAKPKGNYGLYFRFWDRLLKTENQNYRMDYDRIQKRRFGQ is encoded by the coding sequence ATGGAAGGATTCAGCATTCACTATTTTACTCCTATAGCTAGCAATATTATTCGCTACTTTTTGGTTGCAGGTACGGCTTATGTGATTTTCTATAAGTTTTATCCCAATAAATTTTTTAAGAACAAAATTCAGTTAGGTCTTGTTAAGAATAAAGATTTTATCCGTGAGATTTTGCATTCAGTGCAATCGAGCTTTGTGATTGGCCTGGTGATAGCTTTGTTTTTATTTACCCCACTACGTGATTATGTTACTATTTACAATGATTTTCATGAATACCATTTTCTGTGGATACCATTAAGCATACTATTAGCATTAATACTGCATGATAGCTATTTTTATTGGATGCACAGGATTGTACATCACCCTAAATTGTTCAAGAGCATACATTTTACCCATCATAAGTCTACAAATCCCTCTCCATGGACCTCACTTTCTTTTCATTTTTATGAAGCAATTACTGAAGCCCTGGCTGTTCCTTTAATTTTAGTTTTGATTCCAATGCATCCTTTGTCATTGATATTTTTTGGGTTATTGTCTTTTTGTTTTAACGTTTATGGGCATTTAGGCTATGAAATAGCACCAAAATGGTTCAGGAACTCTCTTTTATTTGAAGTCCTCATTAGCTCAACTTATCATAATCTTCATCATGCAAAACCTAAGGGGAATTATGGTTTGTATTTTAGGTTTTGGGACAGGTTATTAAAAACGGAAAACCAAAATTATAGGATGGATTATGATCGAATACAAAAAAGAAGGTTTGGCCAATAG
- a CDS encoding bile acid:sodium symporter family protein gives MESNVFTAVFLPLALAFIMLGMGLTLSIKDFKNIFISPKAISLGLFCQLLMLPVLGFLLILAFGLEGSMAVGIMIIASCPGGPTSNMITHLCKGDTALSISLTVLSSVITIITIPLYINYAIIYFGEEGTVALPVLQTIIQITGVTLIPVAIGMYLKHKFPALSQKADKTVRIASIVFFVVIVGGAIFKEKDNILGFFAEAGPVTVILNILTFGFAWLIAKGFGLPLKQQVSISIESGIQNGTLGIMIAATLLQNTAMVIPVVIYSLIMFIASILIVVILGNNEEAALVRNKA, from the coding sequence ATGGAAAGCAATGTATTTACTGCAGTTTTTTTACCACTAGCCCTTGCCTTTATCATGCTAGGTATGGGACTGACCCTAAGTATTAAGGATTTTAAAAATATCTTCATCTCTCCCAAAGCCATCAGTTTAGGCCTGTTTTGCCAACTTCTAATGTTACCGGTATTGGGATTTTTGCTTATTTTGGCCTTTGGCTTGGAAGGTTCCATGGCCGTTGGTATAATGATTATTGCAAGTTGTCCGGGAGGTCCCACTTCCAATATGATCACTCATCTATGTAAGGGAGACACTGCCCTTTCGATAAGTCTAACAGTTTTAAGCTCTGTAATCACAATCATCACCATTCCTTTGTACATCAATTACGCTATCATTTATTTTGGTGAAGAAGGGACCGTTGCTTTACCGGTTTTGCAGACCATAATCCAGATCACCGGAGTAACCCTCATACCGGTTGCCATAGGTATGTATTTAAAACATAAATTTCCTGCACTGTCACAGAAAGCGGATAAAACAGTTCGCATCGCATCCATTGTATTCTTTGTGGTGATCGTTGGTGGTGCAATATTCAAAGAAAAGGACAATATTTTGGGCTTTTTTGCAGAGGCAGGTCCGGTAACAGTGATCCTCAACATACTTACTTTTGGTTTTGCCTGGTTAATTGCCAAAGGGTTTGGATTGCCACTGAAACAACAGGTTTCTATAAGCATAGAGTCCGGTATTCAAAATGGCACCTTAGGCATTATGATAGCAGCTACCTTATTACAAAATACTGCCATGGTGATCCCTGTGGTCATTTACAGTTTGATCATGTTTATAGCCTCCATATTAATTGTAGTAATTCTTGGCAATAATGAAGAGGCTGCATTGGTAAGAAATAAAGCTTAA
- a CDS encoding ADP-ribosylglycohydrolase family protein, with protein sequence MKKFNFIFFTLFSLLMLSCEQSKKEVEDTVPSVLTLSQADLSDKIKGLLVGSAIGDAMGAPTEMWPREAIQHTYGWVNGLDSMVREVSPEGIWLANLPGGGTTDDTRWKSLMVDYLAKNEGNPFDADSFAEHIIQVYEAYFNGLKTLKPEQTSALERVNLKVFWLQEWYKVSLAYRENNLKAYHKALGKFYGGEMVCAGLLYSQTIGLMYPGRAEEAYKKAFELSIFDLGLAKDIASLSAAMTAAAMTANGDQNKVLDVLREVDPEGYFTSRLVGRSSYRVFELAKSIVAAAKDSTLLDEKLPKGSKIPNVSIQRAYALLDQNQQDMPFHAAEIHLQVLTAMLFNDFKFEETLVFLTNYGRDNDTTAAIAGAILGAYHGYEKLPKTMSEKVIKVNKSHLGIDIEKMADKHFTTIQSMHIWPE encoded by the coding sequence ATGAAGAAATTTAATTTTATTTTTTTCACTTTATTTAGCCTTTTAATGCTTTCATGTGAGCAAAGCAAAAAGGAGGTAGAAGATACAGTCCCTTCAGTCTTAACACTTAGCCAAGCTGATCTTTCCGACAAAATAAAAGGCCTTTTAGTAGGCAGTGCTATAGGAGATGCCATGGGTGCCCCTACAGAAATGTGGCCTAGAGAAGCTATTCAACATACTTATGGGTGGGTCAATGGACTGGATTCAATGGTTAGGGAAGTTTCACCTGAAGGAATTTGGCTGGCCAACCTTCCCGGAGGAGGCACCACCGATGACACCAGGTGGAAATCCCTAATGGTAGATTATTTGGCAAAAAATGAAGGAAACCCATTTGATGCAGATTCTTTTGCAGAACATATCATTCAAGTTTATGAAGCCTATTTTAATGGCTTGAAAACCTTAAAACCCGAACAGACTTCGGCATTGGAAAGGGTAAACCTGAAAGTTTTTTGGTTGCAAGAATGGTATAAAGTTTCCTTAGCTTACCGCGAAAATAATTTAAAGGCTTATCACAAGGCACTAGGGAAATTTTATGGTGGAGAAATGGTTTGTGCCGGTTTGCTTTATTCACAAACCATTGGATTGATGTATCCCGGAAGGGCTGAGGAAGCGTACAAAAAGGCATTTGAACTGAGCATCTTTGATTTAGGTCTTGCCAAAGACATTGCCTCCCTTTCCGCAGCGATGACAGCTGCAGCGATGACGGCAAATGGGGATCAAAATAAAGTTTTGGATGTATTAAGAGAAGTAGATCCGGAGGGTTATTTTACCAGTCGATTGGTAGGCCGAAGTAGTTACAGAGTATTCGAGTTGGCCAAATCCATTGTTGCAGCAGCCAAAGACAGTACACTGTTGGACGAGAAATTACCAAAAGGAAGCAAAATCCCCAATGTTTCTATCCAGCGGGCGTATGCCTTGCTTGATCAAAACCAACAGGACATGCCCTTTCATGCTGCAGAGATTCACCTACAAGTATTGACAGCCATGTTGTTCAACGATTTTAAATTTGAAGAAACACTTGTATTTCTAACCAATTATGGCAGGGACAATGATACCACTGCGGCAATTGCAGGAGCAATTTTAGGCGCTTACCACGGCTATGAAAAACTCCCTAAGACCATGTCTGAAAAAGTTATTAAAGTGAATAAAAGTCATTTAGGTATTGATATTGAAAAAATGGCAGACAAACACTTTACAACCATACAATCTATGCACATATGGCCCGAATGA
- a CDS encoding phosphotransferase yields the protein MLIKAPLDSTHIDYLKNIGILSSNEEVTDSFKAGEGNMNVTLTIKTNKRTIVLKQSRPFVAKYPQVPAPLSRIEIEYKYYNIISPDNFLSCFSPKVLAFDKKSWLLVLEHLNNGGDYLSMYQSKSILGENVLDLLLSYLKKLHQLPVYEFPDNMEMRKLNHQHIFVLPFQSDNGFNLDDVQDGLQTLSERVKNHTPLKAKIKGIGDKYLGRGKSLIHGDFYPGSWFETDNGLKIIDTEFSFLGDPEFDLGVMLAHLKMARIPNESIQRVIQTYPLENGLISSYMGVEILRRLFGLAQLPLNLSIVEKEELTNDAINLIMNEEI from the coding sequence ATGCTAATCAAAGCACCTCTTGATTCCACCCATATTGACTATTTGAAGAATATTGGAATACTTTCATCCAATGAGGAAGTGACCGATTCATTCAAAGCTGGTGAAGGAAATATGAATGTCACCCTTACCATAAAAACCAATAAAAGGACAATTGTCTTGAAACAATCCAGACCTTTTGTAGCCAAATATCCGCAAGTACCTGCTCCGCTGAGCCGAATTGAAATTGAGTACAAATACTATAACATTATTAGTCCCGATAATTTTCTATCTTGTTTTTCACCCAAAGTATTGGCCTTTGATAAAAAAAGCTGGCTTTTGGTTTTGGAACATCTAAACAATGGTGGAGATTACTTAAGTATGTATCAATCCAAATCAATCCTTGGAGAAAATGTACTTGATTTATTGCTCAGTTACTTAAAGAAACTGCATCAACTGCCTGTTTATGAATTTCCAGACAACATGGAAATGAGAAAATTAAATCACCAGCATATTTTTGTTTTACCTTTCCAATCAGATAATGGATTTAACTTAGATGATGTTCAAGATGGCTTACAAACCTTGTCAGAAAGGGTTAAAAATCATACCCCATTAAAAGCGAAAATAAAAGGTATAGGTGACAAGTATCTAGGCAGGGGCAAATCGCTTATCCATGGAGATTTCTATCCCGGTAGTTGGTTTGAGACAGACAACGGTTTGAAAATCATAGATACTGAATTTTCATTTTTAGGTGATCCCGAATTCGATTTAGGTGTGATGCTAGCCCATCTTAAAATGGCAAGAATACCTAATGAATCAATTCAAAGAGTCATCCAAACCTATCCCTTGGAAAATGGTTTAATATCCTCCTATATGGGAGTAGAAATTTTAAGACGGCTATTTGGACTGGCACAACTTCCTTTGAATTTGTCTATTGTTGAGAAAGAAGAATTAACCAACGATGCAATAAATCTGATCATGAATGAAGAAATTTAA